The DNA segment AAAATTTTACATTTACCCTGTTTTCTATTTTCAATACCTTAGCCTTAATTTGCAATAGAAAAATAAATCGCCTATTATAATAAAGAGAATATTAATGAACTTATACAAACTTTTAATGGAGGATTGCATAATGAAACAGTGGCAGAAATTCAAAACATTATTATCAAAACATAAATTACTCAGTGGTTTAGGTACTGCTGTTATTGTTTTTATATTAACTCTTATATTTAATCCCCCAACATCAGAAAAAGAAGGAAGTCAGGTAGCAGAAGGGGGAAACATAACTAATGTCACAGGAGGAAACAATGTCCAAATTCATCAAGAGATTACTAATAATTATAACTTCACAGAAGAACAAGTATATGAAATACGAAAAAAACGAATTGACCAAGTTTTATTAGAAAAAGAGAACACAGTAAAAGAATTACAAGAAATCAATACAAAACTCCAAAGTGGGGCTATCAAGGACAACCTGCTGATAACACTATTAAAAGAAAAAGCGACTAGATTAGAGAAAGAAAATTATCGCATAAACAACGAATTAAAAGAACTAAAAAATACAACAGCCGCCACATACAAACAAACAATACAATTAAAACAAGAAATCGAAAAAAACCTTCTTACTTTACAATCAAAACAACCTAAAGCAGAAATAGCTCAAGTTTTAAAAGAGCTACGTAATAATCCTGATACTCGGAAAACAGAAAAAGACCTTGATGAAATTGTTGAATCAGGAGCTAAAGAAATCGCCCCAGCAGCTTATGAAAGCGGTAGATTAGCAGAAAACCGTGTGGATTACCGCAAAGCAATGAAAGCATTTACTAAAGCGGTAATACTTGATGAAAACAACCCTGATTATTTACTTAAAGCAGCACAAATGGCAACAAAAGTAGGTGATTTTGACCAAGCAAAACAATGGTTTGAAAAACTGATTGAACTTACTCAACACGATACCAATAGCCTTGATTATGCAAATGCTCAAGGCGGACTGGCTGGGGTCTTTTATGAACAAGGCAAGTATGATAAAGCTGAGCCTTTATACAACAGGGCTTTGGTAATCAGAGAAAAGGCTTTGGGTGAAAATCATCCTGATGTGGCAACCACATTAAATAATCTCGCAGCACTATATTACGCACAAGGCGAGTATGCTAAAGCGGAGCCTTTGTACAACAGGGTTTTGGTAATCAGAGAAAAGGCTTTGGGTGAAAATCATCCTGATGTGGCAACCACATTAAATAATCTCGCACTTTTATATAAAGCACAAGGCGAGTATGCTAAAGCAGAGCCTTTGTACAAAAGGTCTTTAGCAATAAAAGAAAAGGCTTTGGGGGAAAATCATCCTTCTGTGGCAACCACATTAAATAATCTTGCACTTTTATATAAAAAACAAGGCGAGTATGCTAAAGCAGAGCCTTTGTACAAAAAGGCTTTAAATATCTTGCACAAAATATTTCCTAAGGGTCACCCTGATATTGATATTATAGAAAGCAACTATGAAATGCTAAAAAACAAAAAATAGAACATAAGAATAAATCTAATACTAAAAAAGAAAACCCATCTATAAAACTAGATGGGTTTCTTAATATTCTGTTAAGGGTATATCTTGTGATACACCCTTTAGCATTGTGCTTAAATAAATCTAATTATTTAACAATTTTAGCAACAACACCCGCACCTACTGTACGTCCACCTTCACGGATAGCGAAGCGTAAACCTTCGTCCATTGCGATTGGGTGAATTAGGCTTACTACCATTTGAATGTTATCACCTGGCATTACCATTTCTACACCTTCTGGTAATTCGATAGTACCAGTTACGTCAGTTGTGCGGAAGTAGAACTGTGGACGGTAACCTTTAAAGAATGGAGTGTGACGTCCACCTTCATCTTTACTTAATACATAAACTTCTGATGTGAAGTCTGTGTGTGGCGTGATTGAACCTGGTTTAGCAAGTACTTGACCACGTTCGATTTCTTCACGTTTTGTACCACGTAATAATGCACCTACGTTCTCACCAGCACGACCTTCGTCTAGTAATTTACGGAACATTTCAACACCCGTTACAACTGTTCTTGTTGTATCTTTGATACCAACGATTTCTACTTCATCACCAGTACGAACGATACCACGCTCAACACGACCAGTTACTACTGTACCACGACCTGAAATTGAGAATACATCTTCAATTGGTAATAGGAATGGTTGGTCAATTGCACGTTCTGGCTCTGGAATGTAGCTATCTAAATGGTCTGCTAATTCAAGGATTTTTTCTTCCCATTCTGCTTCGCCTTCTAATGCTTTTAATGCTGAACCACGAACGATTGGTGTATCATCACCTGGGAAGTCATAGTCAGAAAGAAGTTCACGTACTTCCATTTCAACTAATTCTAATAATTCTTCATCATCAACCATATCACATTTGTTTAAGAATACGATGATGTATGGAACACCTACTTGGCGACCTAAAAGGATGTGCTCACGAGTTTGTGGCATTGGACCATCAGTTGCAGCAACTACTAAGATTGCTCCGTCCATCTGTGCAGCACCAGTGATCATATTTTTCACATAGTCCGCGTGTCCTGGACAGTCAACGTGTGCATAGTGACGAGTTTCTGTATCATACTCAACGTGTGAAGTATTGATAGTGATACCACGCGCTTTTTCTTCTGGCGCATTATCGATTTGTGCGAAATCACGCGCTTCACCACCTGTTTTTTTAGCTAAAACAGTTGTGATTGCAGCAGTTAACGTTGTTTTACCGTGGTCAACGTGACCGATTGTACCCACATTTACGTGTGGCTTAGTACGTTCAAATTTTTGTTTAGACATTTGTCAATTTTCCTAGAAAAAGGATCTATAACACTTGATGTGTTATAGATCGGTTTATAAAATTACTTCTTACGAGCTTCAATAATTGCTTCTGCAATATTTCTTGGTGCTTCTGCGTATTTCAATGGTTCCATTGAGTATGATGCACGACCTTGTGTTTGTGAACGAAGATCCGTTGCATATCCGAACATTTCAGATAATGGAACTTGTGCACGAACTGTTTTACCAAGACCAGTATCATCCATACCTTCAACTAAACCACGACGACGGTTTAAGTCACCAATTACATCACCCATATACTCTTCTGGAGTTTCTACTTCAACTTTCATTAATGGTTCAAGTAGTATAGGCTCTGCTTTACCAAATGCTGATTTAAATGCTAATGATGCAGCTAATTTAAATGCTAATTCAGATGAATCCACATCATGGTATGAACCGAAGTGTAAACGAACACCGATATCAACTACTGGGTAACCCGCTAATGGACCAGATTTAAGCTGTTCTTGGATACCTTTATCAACTGCAGGAATATATTCACTTGGAATTACCCCACCTTTGATTTCATTGATAAACTCGTAACCTGGACCATCTTCCACTGCTTCTAATGGATATAAGTCGATCACTACGTGACCATATTGACCACGACCACCAGATTGTTTTGCGTGTTTACCTTCAACATCATTAACTCGTGTACGGATTGTTTCACGGTAAGATACTTGTGGTTTACCAACGTTCGCTTCAACTTTAAATTCACGACGCATACGGTCAACGATGATATCTAAGTGTAATTCACCCATACCTGAAATGATGGTTTCACCAGACTCTTCATCAGTGTGAACTCGGAACGAAGGATCTTCTTGTGCTAAACGACCCAATGCTAGACCCATTTTTTCTTGGTCGGCTTTGGTTTTTGGTTCAACAGCAACAGAAATTACTGGTTCTGGGAATTCCATACGCTCAAGAATAATTGGTTTATTAAGATCACAAAGCGTGTCACCTGTAGTCACATCTTTTAAGCCGATTGCTGCAGCGATATCGCCAGCACGAACTTCTTTGATTTCTTCACGCTTGTTTGAATGCATCTGTACGATACGACCAAAACGCTCACGTTTTTGACGTACAGAGTTCATTACTGTATCACCAGAGTTAACCACACCAGAATATACACGGAAGAAAGTTAAGTTACCTACGAATGGGTCTGTTGCAATTTTGAATGCTAATGCAGCAAAAGGTTCGTTATCATCTGCATTACGCTCACCTTCTGTTTCATCAAGGTTAATACCTTTAATTGCTGGAACTTCGGTTGGAGCTGGTAAATAATCAATAACTGCATCAAGCATTGCTTGAACACCTTTATTTTTGAATGCTGAACCACAAGTTACAAGAATAATCTCATTTGCAAGAACACGTTTACGTAAACCAGCTTTGATTTCTTCTTCAGTTAACTCTTCACCACCAAAGTATTTATCCATTAACTCATCAGATGATTCTGCAGCAGCTTCAACTAATTTACCACGCCACTCTTCACAAGCTTCAAACATATCTGCTGGAATATCATCATAGGTAAATGTCATACCCATATCTTCTTCATTCCAGTTGATTGCTTTCATTTTAACTAAATCAACCACACCTTTGAAGTTTTCTTCAGCACCGATAGGAAGTTGAAGAGTTATCGCTTCACCACCTAAACGTGTTTTAATTTGTTCAACAACACGTAGGAAGTTAGCACCCGTTCTATCCATTTTATTTACAAATGCAATACGAGGTACCTTATATTTGTTTGCTTGACGCCATACTGTTTCTGATTGTGGTTGAACACCACCAACTGCACAGTAAACCATTACCGCACCATCAAGAACACGCATTGAACGTTCTACTTCGATAGTAAAGTCAACGTGTCCAGGAGTATCGATGATGTTAATACGGTGTTGATCGTATTGTTGAGACATACCTTGCCAGAAGGTTGTTGTCGCTGCTGATGTGATTGTGATTCCACGCTCTTGTTCTTGTTCCATCCAGTCCATCGTAGCTGCACCATCGTGCACCTCTCCGATTTTATGACTAAGACCTGTATAGAATAAGATACGCTCAGTTGTTGTTGTTTTACCAGCATCAATGTGAGCACTAATACCGATATTACGATATCTTTCAATCGGGGTTGTACGAGCCATACTATTTCCTAACTATTTTAAAATTTTTTATATAACAAGGCTTCATCGCATAATAATGTATGTGATGAAGCCTAAAAATAAAACGATTTCGCTATTACCAGCGGTAATGTGCAAACGCTTTATTCGCTTCAGCCATACGGTGTACGTCTTCACGTTTTTTCACCGATGTACCTTTATTTTCTGTTGCATCAGAAAGTTCGTTAGCTAAACGTAATGCCATAGATTTATCACCACGCTTACGTGCTGCATCTACGATCCAACGCATTGCTAGTGCATTACGACGCACTGGACGAACTTCAACTGGCACTTGATAAGTTGAACCACCCACACGACGAGATTTAACCTCAACCGTTGGACGCACATTTTCAAGTGCTTCTTCAAATGCTTCTAATGGGTCTTTACCTGTACGCTGTGCTAGCGTCTCTAAAGCACCATAAACGATTGTTTCAGCAATAGATTTTTTACCATCTACCATTAAAACATTAATAAATTTCGCAAGTAATTCTGATCCGAACTTAGGATCTGGAAGGATCTTGCGTTGTCCAATAACACGACGACGTGGCATTGCAAATTCTCCGTATAAATCTTCAGGATATCCAAAACTCTTTTGACTGGAGTTTCGTATAAATATAAATAACTAAATTAACGTTTGGCCTTACTTAACGGAGAACCATTAAGATTTAGGACGTTTAACGCCGTATTTAGAACGCGCTTGTTTACGATCTTTTACGCCAGCACAGTCAAGTGCTCCACGTACGGTGTGGTAACGCACACCTGGTAAGTCTTTAACACGACCACCACGGATAAGAACAACACTATGCTCTTGAAGGTTATGACCTTCACCACCGATATAAGAAGTTACTTCGTAACCATTTGTTAAACGAATACGACATACTTTACGTAATGCTGAATTCGGTTTTTTAGGTGTAGTTGTGTACACACGTGTACACACGCCACGTTTCTGCGGGCAAGCCTCTAATGCAGGAACGGTGCTTTTTACAACCTTTTTCACACGCGGTTTGCGTACTAATTGGTTGATAGTTGCCATTAAAAAACTCCAGTTTAAAATTAAATATTAATTAAAAATCCTTTTCTTACGAGAAAAGGACGTGTAATTCTATTGCTGTATTGCTCAATTGTCAAGAAATTCTAATAAATGCGAGAATAAATTAAACGATAAATCGTCCAACACCTAATTCGTCTTCCTTGCGAGTTCGCTCGATAATACTTTGTGGCGATTCAACCACTCGTAATCCCATTTCTTCTTCTGTTCGCACCACTTCACCTCGTAGGGAGTTTGTATAAACTTCAGTGATTTTAACATCAACGAATTTACCAATCATATCTGGTGAACCGCTAAAATTCACAATACGATTATTTTCAGTGCGTCCAGTGAGTTCCATTAAATCTTTTTTAGATGGTCCTTCAACTAAAATGCGTTGTTCAGTACCCAGCATCATCCGACTAAATTGTACCGCTTGGGTATTAATGCGATGCTGAAGACGATACAAACGCTCTTTTTTCTCTTCTTCACTTACGTTATCAGGCAAATCAGCTGCAGGCGTGCCTGGTCGAGGAGAGTAAATAAAACTAAAACTCATATCAAAATTTACTTGTTCAATGATTTTCATTGTATCTTCAAAATCTTTTGCTGTTTCACCAGGAAATCCCACAATAAAATCTGAACTAATTTGAATATTCGGACGAGCTTGACGTAATTTACGAATAATCGCTTTAAATTCTAACGCAGTATGATTACGCTTCATCATTGTTAAAATACGATCTGAACCACTTTGAATTGGCAAATGTAAGAAACTAACTAATTCAGGTGTATCACGATATACCTCAATAATATCATCACTAAATTCAATTGGGTGACTAGTTGTAAAGCGTAAACGATCAATGCCATCTATTGACGCAACTAAACGCAATAATTCTGCAAATGTACAAACCCCACCATCAAAGGTTGCACCACGATAAGCATTTACATTCTGACCTAATAAATTTACTTCACGTACACCTTGCTCTGCTAATTGAGCAATCTCAAAAAGGATATCATCAATAGGACGACTCACCTCTTCCCCACGCGTGTAAGGTACAACACAAAAAGAACAATATTTATTACACCCTTCCATAATAGAAACAAAAGCACTTGGTCCTTCTGCTCGAGGCTCTGGTAAATTGTCAAATTTTTCAATTTCAGGAAAACTAATATCAATAATCGGATTATTATTTTTTCCTCTTTGATTGAGCATTTCAGGTAAGCGATGCAAAGTCTGAGGACCAAAAATCATATCTACATAAGGTGCTCTTTTACGAATATGCTCCCCTTCTTGTGATGCCACGCAACCGCCAACACCAATCATTAAGTCAGGTTTATTCTTTTTTAGATTTTTCCAACGACCTAATTGGTGAAACACCTTTTCTTGTGCTTTTTCACGAATTGAACACGTATTTAAAAGCAAAACATCTGCTTCCTCAGCATTATCTGTGAGTTCAAATCCGTGTGTTTCGTTTAATAGGTCTGCCATTTTTGATGAATCATATTCATTCATTTGACAGCCCCATGTTTTAATATGTAATTTCTTTGCCATTATAAAATTTATCTAAGAATTAATCAGTTAAAATAAAAAAAGCGTAAGTAAGAGCTTATCCACGCTTTGAGGTGTAGCGGAGCATTCTACCTTTTTGTATGTTTTATCGCTAGTGTTTATTTTTAGTTTCACTAAAGGCACTATTTATTAGTCCCTTTACTATTAAACAAACCATTTATTAATCATCAAGTAATATATCAGCCTTTGAGCGTAATTTTTTCTTATTAAGAAACCTTTTCTCTCTATCAGTAAATTTTTCTTTTACTGCCACTTTAACGGCTTCTTTTTCTTCACTTTTAGGATCATCTTTTCTCCTAAACATTGTAATCAGTAAATAGCTAGAAAGTGCAATATTACCAATAATAATTATCCATTTAATAATTAATACTAATGCTAAATATTCAAGCATATTTTGTAATGTTAAAAACTCAATAAAATCTTCATAAATTGCATCAGCAAAAAAAGCAATCAATAATAAAAAGACGACAAGAGCTAAACGACGTCGTAATTTAAAAAGATAATACCAAATCAATGCTGATTTAAACTGCTTAAACATTTAAAATCCTTTAAACGAAGATATTAAGCCCTAGAGCAGCTAATGCGACTACTAAGGATTTTGATTTTAGATCTTCGGTAATTTTTCGTTCTTCATCAGCAATAATAATTTCTAATTCATCATCACTATAATCATCAAAAGTTTTATTACGCTCAGCAATTCTTGCTTTCGTTGCAATAATTGCTTTTTCTCGAATTTTTTTTGCGATTTTCTCTTTAGGATAATTCACCATTGAGCCCAATGAATCAATAATATTCATTCTTTACCCCACTAGATTAAAGAAAAATTAAACATTAAAGCGGAAATGCATTACATCACCATCTTTAACTATATACTCTTTACCTTCTAAACGCCATTTACCCGCCTCTTTGGCACCGTTTTCGCCTTTATATTGAATAAAGTCTTCATAAGCAACCACTTCGGCACGGATAAAGCCTTTTTCAAAGTCAGTGTGGATAACGGCAGCCGCTTTTGGAGCAGTTGCACCCACTGCCACTGTCCACGCACGCACTTCTTTTACACCTGCGGTAAAATAAGTTTGTAAATTTAGTAATGAATAACCTGCACGAATCACACGATCTAACCCTGCTTCTTCAATACCTAAATCTGCTAAGAATTCATCACGCTCATCGTCTTCAAGTTCTGCAATTTCAGATTCAATCGCCGCACAAACAGGTACCACAACCGCATTTTCTGTGGCTGCAATTTCACGTACTTTATCCAAATAAGGGTTATTTTCAAAACCATCTTCGTTCACGTTTGCGATATACATTGTTGGTTTTAACGTTAAGAAGTTATAACCTTTTATCGCAAATAGCTCATCTTTGTCTAAATCAATGCTACGAATCATTCCCGCTTCTGAAACCACTGGTAAGATTTTTTGCATAATTGATAATTCAAATTGTGCGTCTTTATCGCCACCTTTGGCACGTTTGTTTAAACGTTGAATTGCACGCTCACAGCTTTCTAAATCGGCTAATGCTAACTCAGTATTGATGATTTCAATATCTTCCGCTGGATCGATTTTTCCTGCAACGTGAACGATATCATCATTTTCAAAACAACGTACCACGTGTCCAATTGCGTCAGTTTCACGAATATTGGCTAAGAATTTATTTCCTAATCCTTCGCCTTTACTCGCCCCAGCCACTAAACCTGCGATATCCACAAATTCCATTGTGGTTGGTAATACTCGCTGTGGTTTTACAATTTCAGCCAACGCATCTAAGCGTGGATCTGGCATCGGTACAACACCAGTATTTGGTTCAATAGTACAAAACGGATAGTTTGCCGCTTCAATCCCTGCTTTTGTTAATGCGTTAAAAAGGGTTGATTTCCCTACATTTGGAAGACCGACAATCCCACACTTAAATCCCATAATTTTTCCTTACTTTTTGTAAATTTTTACTAAAATTTGACCGCTATTTACGGCGTTGCTTTAAACCCATTTAAACGGTTCATTGCTTTTTCTACGCCGTCTTTAAATAAAATTTCTACCGCACGAGTTGCCTCATCAACGGCTTCATCAATTAACTTTTGATCAGTTGGCGATGGTTTGCCTAACACATAATTAGACACCATATTTTTATCGCCGGGATGATCAATCCCAATACGCACACGGTAGAAATTTTTGCTATTGCCTAAACTGGCAATAATATCTTTCAAACCGTTATGCCCACCGTGTCCGCCACCTTGCTTGATTTTTGCCACGCCACAAGGTAAATCAAGTTCATCATGTGCGACTAAAATTTCTTCGGGTTGGATACGATAAAAATTCGCTAATGTCCCAACCGCTTTGCCACTTAAATTCATAAAAGTGGTTGGCACAAGCAATCGTACTTCGCCTTGTGAAGTATTGGTTTTCGCCACTTTTCCAAAAAATTTATTTTCTTCTTTTAAACTTGTATTAAATAAACGTGCAATTTCGTTGACTAGCCATTCTCCTGCATTATGACGAGTTCCTTCGTACTTCGTTCCTGGATTAGCCAAACCAACAATCAATTTAATTTTTGACACAGCATTCTCTTTGAATAATCAAACAAAGGTATATTGTAGGGAAAATAAGGGATTTTAACAAGGTGATTTAAATGTATATTAATTTGTAGGCACAGGGCACGCCTCGTGCCTACAATACTTATAAAAAGACGTATTTTTTATTTAGTTGCTAAAGAGGTAATAGTATCTACATAATGTTGAATAAATTCTTCAGTAGTTTTCACATCACTAAAACCTTCACCATTAATTTTATATTTATTATCCACAAAAAAAGCAGGAACCGCTTCTACCTTTAAGGTTTTCGCTAAATTTTCTTGTTTTGCCACCAAACCATTGATCGCAAAACTATTAATACCACCATCAAATTGCTTTTCAGACACACCATTTTCAACAAAAAGAGAGCGGATATCTTCCATTGAATTTATTTTCTTTTCTTGAACAGCGTTAAATAGCGGTATTTTTATACTATCTTCAACATTAAGCGCCATTGCTAATGCCCAAGCTCGGGTTAAATTTTCACCTTGAGGTCCATAGGTTAAATGGTATTGTGTTAACGGTATATTTTCAGGTAATTTTTCTTTAATAAGAGTCGGTATTTTATAGGTTATTTCAAAATTTTTACAATGTGGACAATAGAAAGAGAAAAACTCTACCACTTCTTTTTGAGTAACGGGAAGTTGACTTATTTCAACATACTCTTTGCCTAGTTTAGGTTCAAATGCAGTTGCATTAAACGAAACTAGACCAAGTAATACAATAGTACCTATCTTTAATAATTTTTTCATTTTAATTTATCCTAATAATTTGAGCTGTTGTTTGGACAATCTTAATCTTTTAAAATTCCACGCGCTTTTAATAACGCCGTTTTAAAATCTTCTTCGTAATCTTTTTTTATCCCTGGAATAACAGTGTCATTACTGGTTCCACGCATTTTTAATTGATAGATTAAGACTTCATCCGTTAAAGCAGAAAGATCGTCTGGTTTTCCCACTTCTTTTGCTAATTGTTTCAAAAAATCCAGTAAAGATAAATCAGGTTCTTTACGCCAATGATCACCTAATAATTCAATAATCTCATCCACTCGATGTGTTAGTTGATTGTTCATTTTCATCCTTTATTAGAAATAATTATGGCTTATCATATATTTTTAGTGAAAAATTTGCAAAATTTTATAAAAATCTACCCGCTTGGTATTTGGTTGTTAGTCAAAGTTGTTATATGATAAGCAAAACTTTTTAATTTTAATAGGTAGATAATAATGAATACAACCAGTACCTTTAATCGAGCTTGGTCACGAGTAATACTCAATGCTCTTTTGCGTTATGGTGTAAAACATTTTTGTATTGCACCAGGATCTCGTTCTACCCCTTTAACATTAGAAGCATTACATTTACAACAACAGCATTTGGCAAAGTGTCATACTCATTTTGATGAGCGAGGTTTAGGTTTTTTTGCACTAGGAATAACGAAAGTAACCAATGATCCTGTTGCCATTATTGTTACATCAGGTACAGCTGTAGCTAATTTATATCCTGCTATTATTGAAGCAAGTAAGACACATCATAAACTAATTATTTTATCCGCAGATAGACCTCCAGAGCTTATTGACTGTGGAGCCAACCAAGCGATTAATCAACAACATATTTTTGCGAATTATCCTATTGAAAATTTAAACCTACCAAAACCAAGCCATGATTATAGTGCAAACTGGTTGGTTTCTATGGTAGAAAAAGTCTGTTATGAACAAAAAAATAAAGCGGGAGTAATACATATTAACACCCCTTTCTCTGAACCTTTGTATGAGGCAAATGAAGACGAAATTGAAAATGATAGCTGGCTTTTATCAATTCAATCTTGGCTTACTCAATCTAATAAAAAATGGTTAGATCAACAAGATAGCCAAACAGATGTATTAATGCATAAAGATTGGGATTATTGGCGAGCAAAAAAAGGAGTAATTGTTGTAGGAAAACTTCCTACAGGGCAAGGTATTGGATTAAAAAACTGGGCTGAAACTCTAGGATGGTGTCTCATTTGTGATGTACAGTCTGCCGTTGATACAAATCTACCTTATGCAGATATTTGGCTTGCAAATAATACGGTTCAACAACGCTTATTACAGGCAGATATAGTGATACAATTTGGTTCTCAGATTGTTAGCAAAAGGGTTAATCGATTTCTAAACTTGTTTGAGGGAGAATTTTGGGTAGTGGATCAACACGCTGACTACCTCAATCAAAATGCAAAACCACAAACACGTTTTATCGCAAAATCACATCATTTTATTCGAGCTCATCCACCACTGCGTCAAAAAGCCTGGTTACTAGAACCATTAGCACTTTCTCAATTTTGTGATTCATTTATTAAAAAGCAAGTTGGCACTAACTTAAACGAAGCCTCCCTTGCTCATTATATTGAACAAGTATTACCTAAAAATGGACACCTTTTTGTTGGTAATAGCCTCTTTGTAAGATTGGTTGATGCTCTGTGTAAATTACCAGAAGGCTATTCGATTTATACAAATAGAGGTGCAAGTGGTATTGATGGTTTAATTGCAACAATGGCGGGCATCGCAATAGGGAGCGAGCAAGCAACTGTCGGCATTATTGGTGATATTTCTGCATTACACGATCTCAATTCTGTTGCTTTATTACGCCAAATTAATCACCCAACAATTTTATTTGTGATAAATAATAGCGGTGGAGCCATTTTTGATACCTTACCCGTTGATCCAAAAGTAAAAGCAGAATACTACCGAGCCTCACATCACTTTGAATTTTCACAAATAGCTACAATGTTTGGCA comes from the Pasteurella atlantica genome and includes:
- a CDS encoding YihD family protein, whose product is MNNQLTHRVDEIIELLGDHWRKEPDLSLLDFLKQLAKEVGKPDDLSALTDEVLIYQLKMRGTSNDTVIPGIKKDYEEDFKTALLKARGILKD
- the menD gene encoding 2-succinyl-5-enolpyruvyl-6-hydroxy-3-cyclohexene-1-carboxylic-acid synthase → MNTTSTFNRAWSRVILNALLRYGVKHFCIAPGSRSTPLTLEALHLQQQHLAKCHTHFDERGLGFFALGITKVTNDPVAIIVTSGTAVANLYPAIIEASKTHHKLIILSADRPPELIDCGANQAINQQHIFANYPIENLNLPKPSHDYSANWLVSMVEKVCYEQKNKAGVIHINTPFSEPLYEANEDEIENDSWLLSIQSWLTQSNKKWLDQQDSQTDVLMHKDWDYWRAKKGVIVVGKLPTGQGIGLKNWAETLGWCLICDVQSAVDTNLPYADIWLANNTVQQRLLQADIVIQFGSQIVSKRVNRFLNLFEGEFWVVDQHADYLNQNAKPQTRFIAKSHHFIRAHPPLRQKAWLLEPLALSQFCDSFIKKQVGTNLNEASLAHYIEQVLPKNGHLFVGNSLFVRLVDALCKLPEGYSIYTNRGASGIDGLIATMAGIAIGSEQATVGIIGDISALHDLNSVALLRQINHPTILFVINNSGGAIFDTLPVDPKVKAEYYRASHHFEFSQIATMFGIDYIRPFTWADLKTKLKQAYARRGVTFVEIKVNDQEGSALYQSIIKQISRASID
- the pth gene encoding aminoacyl-tRNA hydrolase, which encodes MSKIKLIVGLANPGTKYEGTRHNAGEWLVNEIARLFNTSLKEENKFFGKVAKTNTSQGEVRLLVPTTFMNLSGKAVGTLANFYRIQPEEILVAHDELDLPCGVAKIKQGGGHGGHNGLKDIIASLGNSKNFYRVRIGIDHPGDKNMVSNYVLGKPSPTDQKLIDEAVDEATRAVEILFKDGVEKAMNRLNGFKATP
- a CDS encoding DsbA family protein, with protein sequence MKKLLKIGTIVLLGLVSFNATAFEPKLGKEYVEISQLPVTQKEVVEFFSFYCPHCKNFEITYKIPTLIKEKLPENIPLTQYHLTYGPQGENLTRAWALAMALNVEDSIKIPLFNAVQEKKINSMEDIRSLFVENGVSEKQFDGGINSFAINGLVAKQENLAKTLKVEAVPAFFVDNKYKINGEGFSDVKTTEEFIQHYVDTITSLATK